In a genomic window of Acomys russatus unplaced genomic scaffold, mAcoRus1.1, whole genome shotgun sequence:
- the LOC127186465 gene encoding LOW QUALITY PROTEIN: zinc finger protein 665-like (The sequence of the model RefSeq protein was modified relative to this genomic sequence to represent the inferred CDS: substituted 3 bases at 3 genomic stop codons) has translation MEFYKCKLCGKSFAKSSTLQVHQRIHRGDKTYKCIKSKKSFTQSSKHQAHHSINTGQKCNKYNKSGESFTSSSALQDHQSIHSQEYPYKCSECGKSFMNSSSLHVHYRIHTRDKHYKCNECGKYFSRYSNLQVHQRIHTGEKPFKCNECGKSFTQYSSLQCHQRIHTGDKPYKCNICEKSFRVSSTLKVHQRIHTGEKPYKCSECGKFFTQYSNIQVHQRIHTGEKPFKCNECGKSFTQYSSLQCHQRIHTGDKPYKCNNCGKSFRLSSTLKGHRRIHTGEKPYTCSNCGKSFTQYSTFQVHQGIHTGEKPFKCNECGKSFTRYSNLKGHQRIHTGDKPYKCNNCEKSFSKGHXRIHTGEKPYKCSECGKSFTQYSNLHVHRGIRTGEKPFKCNDCGKSFTQYSSLQYHQIIHTGDKPYKYNKCEKLFTLSSTLKFHQRIHTXEKLYXCNEDCGRCFTWSANLHVHQGIHTGNQPYKCK, from the exons atggaattttataaatgtaaactGTGTGGAAAATCATTTGCCAAGTCCTCAACACTTcaagttcatcaaagaatccacaGGGGAGACAAAACTTATAAATGCATTAAGAGCAAGAAATCATTTACACAGTCCTCAAAACATCAAGCTCACCACAGCATTAATACTGGgcaaaaatgtaacaaatataataaaagtggGGAATCATTTACCTCATCCTCTGCTCTCCAGGATCATCAAAGCATTCATTCTCAAGAATATCCTTACAAATGTAGtgagtgtgggaaatcctttATGAACTCCTCAAGTCTTCATGTTCACTACAGAATCCACACCAGAGATAAACATTACAAAtgtaatgagtgtgggaaataCTTTTCCCGGTACTCAAATCTCcaagttcatcaaagaatccatactggagaaaaacctttcaagtgtaatgaatgtgggaaaTCTTTTACCCAGTACTCAAGTCTGCAATGTcatcaaagaattcatactggagacaAACCATATAAATGTAACATCTGTGAGAAATCCTTTAGAGTGTCCTCAACACTAAaagttcatcaaagaatccacaccggagaaaaaccttacaaatgtagTGAGTGTGGGAAATTCTTTACACAGTACTCAAATATAcaagttcatcaaagaatccatactggagaaaaacctttcaagtgtaatgaatgtgggaaaTCTTTTACCCAGTACTCAAGTCTGCAATGTcatcaaagaattcatactggagacaaaccatataaatgtaataactGTGGGAAATCCTTTAGACTGTCCTCAACACTAAAAGGTCATCGAAGaatccacactggagaaaaaccttacaCATGTAGCAATTGTGGGAAATCCTTTACCCAGTACTCAACATTCCAAGTTCATCAAGGTattcatactggagaaaaacctttcaagtgtaatgaatgtgggaaaTCTTTTACCCGGTATTCAAATCTCAAAGGTcatcaaagaattcatactggagacaaaccatataaatgtaataactGTGAGAAATCTTTTAGCAAAGGTCATTAAAGAATCCACACCGGAGAAAAACCTTACAAATGCAGtgagtgtgggaaatcctttACCCAGTACTCAAATCTCCATGTTCATAGAGGAATCCgtactggagaaaaacctttcAAGTGTAATGATTGTGGGAAATCATTTACCCAGTACTCAAGTCTCCAATATCATCAAATAATCCATACTGGAGATAAACCATATAAGTATAATAAGTGTGAGAAATTATTTACATTATCTTCCACACTTAAatttcatcaaagaatccatacttGAGAAAAACTTTACTAATGTAATGA agaCTGTGGGAGGTGTTTTACTTGGTCCGCAAATCTCCATGTTCATCAAGGAATCCATACTGGAAATCAGCCTTATAAGTGTAAGTAA